In Rubrivirga marina, the following are encoded in one genomic region:
- a CDS encoding ABC transporter ATP-binding protein has translation MTSALRLEKVTKRYGQTVAVDGVSFEAEPGRLFGLLGPNGAGKTSTIRMVTYITTPDEGTITLGGESVGPATQARMGYLPEERGLYRKLEVGEQLVYLARLKGMSEAAAKAAVRRWLDRFDAGAWAGKKTEELSKGQQQKVQFISTVVHDPTLVILDEPFSGLDPINADLLVEVIGELREAGRTVLFASHRMESVEALCDDLCLMANGRVVLSGTLREVKRRYGRDTVSVAFDGDGAWLDPLAEAGAVRVLNRSEGLVSVRLGEATAPREVLQAALAGAVEVDRFEVHEPPLSDIFRQAVGAAPPATAASATPTPSLS, from the coding sequence ATGACTTCCGCTCTACGTCTCGAAAAGGTGACCAAACGCTATGGGCAAACGGTCGCTGTCGACGGCGTGTCGTTCGAGGCCGAGCCGGGGCGGCTGTTCGGCCTGCTCGGCCCCAACGGCGCCGGGAAGACCTCGACCATCCGGATGGTCACCTACATCACGACGCCGGACGAGGGGACGATCACGCTCGGCGGCGAGTCCGTCGGGCCCGCGACGCAGGCGCGGATGGGCTACCTCCCCGAGGAGCGCGGGCTGTACCGGAAGCTTGAGGTCGGCGAGCAACTGGTCTACCTCGCCCGGCTCAAGGGGATGTCCGAGGCCGCCGCGAAGGCGGCCGTCCGCCGCTGGCTCGACCGGTTCGACGCGGGCGCGTGGGCGGGGAAGAAGACCGAGGAGCTCTCGAAGGGCCAGCAGCAGAAGGTCCAGTTCATCTCGACCGTCGTCCACGACCCGACGCTCGTCATCCTCGACGAGCCGTTCTCCGGCCTCGACCCGATCAACGCCGACCTCCTGGTCGAGGTCATCGGCGAGCTCCGGGAAGCGGGGCGGACGGTCCTCTTCGCGAGCCACCGGATGGAGTCGGTCGAGGCCCTCTGCGACGACCTCTGCCTGATGGCAAACGGCCGCGTCGTGCTTTCGGGCACGCTCCGCGAGGTCAAGCGCCGGTACGGCCGCGACACCGTCTCGGTGGCGTTCGACGGCGACGGCGCGTGGCTCGACCCGCTCGCCGAGGCGGGCGCGGTCCGCGTGCTGAACCGGAGCGAGGGGCTCGTGTCGGTCCGCCTCGGCGAGGCCACGGCCCCCCGGGAGGTGCTCCAGGCCGCCCTCGCCGGCGCCGTCGAGGTCGACCGGTTTGAGGTCCACGAGCCGCCGCTCTCCGACATCTTCCGGCAGGCCGTCGGCGCGGCCCCTCCGGCGACGGCCGCCTCCGCCACGCCTACCCCGTCCCTCTCGTAG
- a CDS encoding cyanophycinase: MYGLALAFLALAGGAQAQGSVLLVGGGSEAPGAYAWFVDHAPSKRVVVLDYTSDPGTSITGRLADEGATVTYLAIASEAEANDPANRDAVLAADGVFLPGGDQWRYVSRWKGTLIEEALQTVFDRGGVLGGTSAGAAVLSEVVFDARRGSVSSREALLVPTTPDLSLTDDFLSVLPGTLADTHFDERGRLGRLLAMLARYHADEGRWVTGIGLSYGTALAVTPDGVGEVLGGGAVTLLYPTDRTEATVEPAHSLSLSDVRLVQLTEGYRVEVSNGTVVGGPGTGESYAAVPFEAPAFPLVLDGSGDADAWLAAGGSVGQLQSRLPPDALVCVVSRPDAAPASAVASAMADSGQPVLAVGLDAGSQGDAGLADAVRDCEAQVWVANDLSEIAALADAGTAVGAALRGRLAAGVPALMLGTDARAVGQVSILNTESRCDASYRGALDLAPGLNLTGGLVVMPLAFDVDRCHWENQVTGLAWGLAQSRASYGVLLGDGSTLAVEGSTVTMEGAMPTLVLDARSVDLVDYPARRNNPALVGAFVHVVADGESFDFASAPTASEPGAEGATTGDLLVHPNPTTGRAALRFDVGTGGAAALALYDLVGREVLRRDLGVLAAGEARVTLDLRGLPASLYVVRVRVGAAVWHQRVTLGAR, from the coding sequence GTGTACGGACTGGCACTCGCGTTTCTCGCGCTGGCAGGGGGGGCTCAAGCGCAGGGCTCGGTCTTGCTGGTGGGGGGAGGGAGCGAGGCGCCGGGGGCCTACGCCTGGTTCGTCGATCACGCGCCGAGCAAGCGGGTTGTCGTCCTCGACTACACGAGCGACCCGGGGACATCCATCACGGGCCGCCTTGCCGACGAGGGCGCGACGGTCACCTACCTCGCCATCGCGTCCGAGGCCGAGGCCAACGACCCGGCCAACCGTGACGCGGTCCTCGCCGCCGACGGCGTGTTTCTCCCGGGCGGCGACCAGTGGCGCTACGTCAGTCGCTGGAAGGGGACCCTCATCGAGGAGGCGCTCCAGACCGTCTTCGACCGTGGCGGCGTCCTCGGGGGGACGAGCGCCGGGGCGGCCGTGCTCAGCGAGGTCGTCTTCGACGCTCGGCGCGGCAGCGTCTCCTCCCGTGAGGCGCTCCTCGTGCCCACGACGCCGGACCTCTCTCTCACCGACGACTTCCTCTCGGTGCTCCCCGGCACCCTGGCCGACACCCACTTCGACGAGCGCGGGCGGCTCGGGCGCTTGCTCGCCATGCTGGCGCGCTACCACGCCGACGAGGGGCGGTGGGTGACGGGGATTGGGCTCTCGTATGGGACGGCCCTCGCGGTCACCCCGGACGGCGTAGGCGAGGTGCTGGGCGGAGGCGCCGTCACCCTCTTGTATCCGACGGACCGGACGGAGGCCACCGTGGAGCCTGCCCACTCCCTTTCCCTCTCCGACGTTCGACTCGTCCAACTCACCGAGGGGTACCGGGTGGAGGTCTCCAACGGCACGGTCGTCGGAGGGCCCGGGACGGGAGAGTCGTACGCGGCCGTCCCGTTCGAGGCCCCAGCCTTCCCTCTCGTCCTCGACGGGAGCGGTGACGCAGACGCCTGGCTCGCCGCTGGGGGGAGCGTGGGGCAGCTTCAGAGCCGCCTGCCCCCGGATGCCCTCGTCTGCGTGGTCTCGCGCCCCGATGCCGCCCCCGCTTCAGCTGTGGCGTCCGCGATGGCTGATTCGGGCCAGCCGGTTCTGGCGGTCGGTCTCGATGCCGGGAGCCAGGGCGACGCCGGCCTCGCGGACGCGGTCCGCGACTGCGAGGCGCAGGTGTGGGTCGCGAATGATCTGAGCGAGATCGCCGCCTTGGCCGACGCGGGGACTGCCGTGGGCGCCGCCCTGCGCGGCCGACTCGCAGCCGGCGTCCCCGCCCTCATGCTTGGCACCGATGCCCGTGCCGTTGGCCAAGTGAGCATTCTCAACACGGAGAGCCGGTGCGACGCCTCCTATCGAGGCGCGCTCGACCTCGCGCCCGGCCTCAATCTGACCGGCGGTCTGGTCGTGATGCCCCTCGCCTTCGACGTCGACCGTTGCCACTGGGAGAACCAGGTCACCGGGCTGGCGTGGGGCCTCGCGCAGAGCCGTGCGTCCTACGGCGTGCTCCTCGGGGACGGGAGTACGCTCGCCGTGGAGGGGAGCACGGTGACCATGGAGGGGGCCATGCCCACGCTCGTGCTCGACGCTCGCTCCGTCGACCTCGTCGATTACCCCGCGCGGCGGAACAACCCGGCCCTGGTCGGGGCGTTCGTTCACGTCGTTGCCGATGGGGAGTCCTTCGACTTTGCCTCCGCTCCCACGGCTTCAGAGCCGGGTGCGGAGGGAGCGACGACGGGCGACCTCCTCGTCCATCCAAACCCGACGACCGGCCGGGCGGCCCTGCGCTTCGACGTCGGGACGGGGGGAGCCGCGGCGCTCGCCCTCTACGACCTCGTCGGCCGCGAGGTGCTTCGGCGGGACCTCGGCGTTCTCGCTGCCGGTGAGGCTCGGGTCACGCTGGACCTCCGCGGGCTCCCCGCCAGCCTGTACGTCGTCCGGGTGCGCGTCGGGGCCGCCGTCTGGCATCAGAGGGTCACGCTCGGCGCTCGATAG
- a CDS encoding acyltransferase family protein: MPQLLPRPRFRPDIEGLRAVAVLLVVAFHAGVPGLDGGFVGVDVFFVVSGYLITWLLVDEAGREGRIDLWRFYARRARRLVPALLVVLLVTGALAGVLYAPMEQRDVARLWPLAALYLSNVGFADWAPDYHGPRAAEHPLLHTWSLGVEEQFYLAWPVLVLLGLGLWRGARTPSLRRLGLVLGAVTALSFGLSTALTYAPVGRAWAFYLSPTRAWEFGVGALAVLVPAGGSRTRAEILGWGGLAGIALAGVLLDASTPFPGVAALLPALATVAVLRAGTRDDASCVRALSARPLQWIGTLSYSWYLWHWPALVFAQSALGPMTLGGRILAAVASIVPAWLSYRFVESPIRYAPALVGRPRRSLGWTVGATVALTALTLGWWWASAGWAERPGQAAFAEVRADLPQIYDDGCDPYGEATLVECAYGDPEAERVAVLVGDSHAGQWFPALRAATEAAGWRLVVYTLSACPVADVPVLYNEVLGRDDVACAVWRASAMEAIGAMRPEAVFVSMSNAYDLAPDVWAGGTRATLQDLVELAGRTVLIVDPPAAQINVPACLAQVAWRPGTALDPDCRPRGSDADDAERVDAQAAAARSVPGVDVLDLSGVVCPGGTCGPRDGDLVRYRDGGHLSRAFAESLAGEFAPFL; encoded by the coding sequence GTGCCCCAGCTTCTCCCGCGCCCCCGGTTCCGGCCGGACATCGAGGGGCTCCGGGCCGTCGCCGTCCTCCTCGTGGTCGCCTTCCACGCCGGGGTGCCCGGCCTAGACGGTGGGTTCGTCGGGGTCGACGTGTTCTTCGTCGTCTCGGGGTACCTCATCACGTGGCTGCTGGTGGACGAGGCGGGGCGGGAGGGGCGGATCGACCTGTGGCGGTTCTACGCGCGGCGGGCGCGGCGTCTCGTGCCGGCGCTCCTCGTCGTCCTGCTCGTCACGGGCGCCCTGGCGGGCGTCCTCTACGCGCCGATGGAGCAGCGCGACGTGGCCCGCCTCTGGCCGCTCGCCGCGCTCTACCTCAGCAACGTCGGGTTCGCGGACTGGGCGCCCGACTACCACGGGCCGCGCGCGGCCGAGCACCCGCTGCTCCACACGTGGTCGCTCGGCGTCGAGGAGCAGTTTTACTTGGCGTGGCCGGTCCTCGTGCTCCTCGGGCTCGGGCTGTGGCGCGGCGCTCGGACGCCCAGCCTCCGCCGCCTCGGGCTCGTGCTGGGCGCGGTCACGGCGCTGTCGTTCGGCCTGTCGACGGCGCTGACGTACGCGCCGGTCGGGCGGGCGTGGGCGTTCTACCTCTCGCCAACGCGGGCGTGGGAGTTCGGCGTCGGCGCGCTCGCGGTGCTCGTGCCGGCCGGCGGGTCGAGAACACGAGCCGAGATTCTGGGCTGGGGCGGACTCGCGGGCATCGCCCTGGCTGGCGTGCTGCTCGACGCGTCGACGCCGTTCCCGGGCGTGGCCGCGCTCTTGCCAGCGCTCGCGACGGTCGCCGTCCTGCGCGCGGGGACGCGCGATGACGCCTCGTGCGTCCGCGCGCTGTCGGCCCGTCCGCTCCAGTGGATCGGGACGCTGTCGTACTCGTGGTACCTCTGGCACTGGCCCGCGCTCGTGTTCGCGCAGTCCGCCCTGGGGCCGATGACGCTCGGCGGGCGGATACTGGCCGCTGTCGCCTCGATCGTGCCCGCGTGGCTCTCGTACCGGTTTGTCGAGTCGCCGATTCGGTACGCGCCGGCGCTCGTCGGACGTCCGCGGCGGAGCCTCGGGTGGACGGTCGGCGCGACGGTCGCGCTCACGGCGCTCACGCTCGGGTGGTGGTGGGCGAGCGCGGGGTGGGCCGAGCGGCCGGGGCAGGCGGCGTTCGCCGAGGTCCGCGCCGACCTCCCCCAGATCTACGACGACGGCTGCGATCCCTACGGCGAGGCCACGCTCGTCGAGTGCGCCTACGGCGACCCCGAGGCGGAGCGGGTCGCCGTCCTCGTCGGCGACAGCCACGCGGGCCAGTGGTTTCCGGCCCTCCGCGCGGCGACCGAGGCGGCCGGCTGGCGCCTCGTCGTCTACACGCTCTCGGCCTGCCCCGTCGCCGACGTGCCCGTGCTCTACAACGAGGTTCTGGGCCGAGACGACGTCGCGTGCGCCGTGTGGCGAGCGTCGGCGATGGAGGCGATCGGGGCGATGCGCCCCGAGGCGGTGTTCGTGTCGATGTCGAACGCCTACGACCTCGCCCCGGACGTGTGGGCCGGGGGCACGCGCGCGACGCTCCAGGATCTGGTCGAGCTCGCCGGGCGCACGGTTCTCATCGTTGACCCGCCGGCCGCACAGATCAACGTGCCAGCGTGCCTCGCCCAGGTAGCGTGGAGACCGGGCACGGCCTTGGATCCGGACTGTCGACCTCGCGGCTCCGACGCCGACGATGCCGAGCGGGTAGACGCCCAGGCCGCGGCCGCGCGGTCGGTCCCGGGCGTCGACGTCCTCGATCTCTCCGGCGTCGTGTGTCCGGGGGGGACGTGCGGTCCGCGCGATGGCGACCTCGTCCGCTACCGGGACGGCGGGCACCTGTCGCGTGCGTTCGCGGAGTCGCTGGCCGGTGAGTTCGCGCCGTTCCTGTAG
- a CDS encoding ABC transporter permease encodes MNKTLLIAKSEYLRRVRSKWFAVATLAVPVLAIGVFLLPMIAFSAGDGVDRVAVIDDAGLAGPLAEALGGRVEVEVSDAPLDTLRAGLLADDLDGVLVLPEGLVEGDGEAEVRYLSRGGLDAGDGVRGAVREVVRRARAGAAGASPAALAAYESDVPLRLVTVSEDGDEADAAIGRFLVANVLSLLMYLAILVFGMMVMRGVIEEKANRIVEVIASSVRPFELMMGKVLGIGAVGLSQLLAWGALTFGLSLAAGPLLVAFVPEAAGDGGEAPFGPEAIGSIVDPGLLIAFVLFFLGGYLLYSSLFAAVGSAVDQESDAQSLQTVVILPIMIPLLFLSFVANDPDGGLGVFLSLFPLSSPILMVVRMAVTDVPVWQVVLALVLLAVAFVGMIALAARVYRVGILMYGKKPSLAELWRWVRTA; translated from the coding sequence GTGAACAAGACCCTCCTCATCGCCAAGAGCGAGTACCTCCGGCGCGTCCGGTCGAAGTGGTTCGCCGTGGCGACGCTGGCCGTGCCGGTTCTGGCCATCGGCGTGTTTCTGCTGCCGATGATCGCGTTCTCGGCGGGCGACGGCGTCGACCGCGTGGCCGTCATCGACGACGCCGGGCTGGCGGGGCCGCTCGCCGAGGCGCTGGGTGGTCGCGTCGAGGTCGAGGTCTCCGACGCCCCGCTCGACACCCTCCGCGCGGGGCTCTTGGCCGACGACCTCGACGGCGTGCTCGTGTTGCCGGAGGGCCTCGTCGAGGGCGACGGCGAGGCGGAGGTCCGCTACCTCTCACGCGGCGGGCTCGACGCGGGCGACGGCGTCCGCGGGGCCGTCCGTGAGGTCGTGCGGCGGGCGCGGGCCGGGGCCGCCGGCGCCAGCCCGGCCGCGCTCGCCGCCTACGAGTCCGACGTCCCGCTCCGCCTGGTGACCGTCTCCGAGGACGGCGACGAGGCCGACGCCGCCATCGGCCGGTTCCTCGTCGCCAACGTGCTCAGCCTGCTGATGTACCTCGCCATCCTCGTGTTCGGGATGATGGTGATGCGCGGCGTGATCGAGGAGAAGGCGAACCGGATCGTCGAGGTCATCGCGTCGAGCGTCCGGCCGTTCGAGCTGATGATGGGGAAGGTGCTCGGAATCGGGGCCGTCGGGCTGAGCCAACTCCTGGCGTGGGGCGCGCTCACGTTCGGGCTGAGCCTCGCCGCGGGCCCGCTCCTCGTGGCGTTCGTGCCGGAGGCGGCCGGCGACGGGGGCGAGGCGCCGTTTGGGCCGGAGGCCATCGGATCGATCGTCGACCCCGGCCTCCTCATCGCGTTCGTCCTGTTCTTCCTCGGCGGCTACCTCCTCTACTCGAGCCTGTTCGCCGCCGTCGGCAGCGCGGTCGACCAGGAGTCCGACGCGCAGAGCCTCCAGACGGTCGTGATCCTCCCGATCATGATCCCGCTCCTGTTCCTGTCGTTCGTGGCGAACGACCCCGACGGCGGGCTCGGCGTGTTCCTCTCGCTTTTCCCGCTGTCGTCGCCGATCCTGATGGTCGTGCGGATGGCGGTGACGGACGTGCCCGTGTGGCAGGTCGTCCTGGCGCTCGTGCTCCTGGCGGTGGCGTTCGTCGGGATGATCGCGCTGGCGGCGCGCGTGTACCGGGTCGGGATCCTGATGTACGGAAAGAAGCCGTCGCTCGCCGAGCTCTGGCGCTGGGTCCGGACGGCCTGA
- a CDS encoding cyanophycinase: MLPRSTAVLLLLLAAGCTGAGRVHGAAPVSQGKLFIIGGGSRPLAMVERMIEEAGLRDDGYVAILPMSSSEPDSAVIWSGEQFAELGVEVTGFNFQAGAPPPPTWLDSLRQARLIYISGGDQARFMDVVSGTAIEDAIREAYRSGSLIGGTSAGAAVMSAQMLTGDQRKHPEYTSTYEVLEADNIDLAPGLGLLTGAIIDQHFVRRSRYNRLLTAVTEFPEIVGVGIDESTAILVEGGRAEVVGEAQVVVVQNPGRSANEQDGKLGAHGLRVDVYLPGETFALDGR, encoded by the coding sequence ATGCTCCCCCGCTCCACGGCCGTTCTCCTCCTGCTCCTCGCCGCCGGCTGCACGGGCGCCGGGCGCGTCCACGGCGCCGCGCCCGTCTCCCAAGGCAAGCTGTTCATCATCGGCGGGGGCAGCCGCCCGCTCGCGATGGTCGAGCGGATGATCGAGGAGGCCGGACTCCGCGACGACGGGTACGTGGCCATCCTCCCCATGTCCAGCTCCGAGCCGGACAGCGCGGTGATCTGGTCGGGCGAGCAGTTCGCCGAGTTGGGCGTCGAGGTGACTGGGTTCAACTTTCAAGCGGGCGCCCCCCCTCCCCCCACATGGCTCGACTCCCTCCGCCAGGCGCGCTTGATCTACATCTCCGGCGGAGACCAGGCCCGGTTCATGGACGTCGTGTCCGGGACGGCCATCGAAGACGCCATCCGCGAGGCGTACCGATCGGGGAGCCTGATCGGGGGGACGAGCGCCGGGGCCGCCGTGATGAGCGCGCAGATGCTCACCGGCGATCAGCGCAAGCACCCCGAGTACACCTCGACCTACGAGGTGCTCGAGGCCGACAACATCGACCTCGCCCCCGGCCTCGGCCTCCTCACGGGCGCCATCATCGACCAGCACTTCGTCCGACGGAGCCGGTACAACCGCCTCCTCACCGCCGTCACCGAGTTCCCCGAGATCGTCGGGGTGGGCATCGACGAGTCCACGGCGATCCTCGTGGAAGGGGGACGGGCCGAGGTCGTCGGGGAAGCCCAAGTGGTGGTGGTGCAGAACCCCGGCCGCTCGGCCAACGAGCAGGATGGGAAGCTCGGCGCCCACGGCCTCCGCGTGGACGTGTACCTGCCGGGCGAGACGTTCGCGCTCGACGGGCGCTGA
- the ruvC gene encoding crossover junction endodeoxyribonuclease RuvC, producing the protein MIVLGIDPGTRTAGFGVVEVEGNRERALDFGTIDLPESMDHTLRLQRIYDRILELADEHMPDEAAVEVPFLGQNVQSMRKLVRVEATVMLAAMHREIPVAQYAPAEVKKAVTGKGRAAKEQVAFMVRAILRLEDSGALDASDALAVALCHARRATTGPASGAPKDWAAFIKANPGRVR; encoded by the coding sequence ATGATCGTCCTCGGCATCGACCCCGGCACGCGGACCGCCGGCTTCGGCGTGGTCGAGGTCGAGGGCAACCGCGAGCGCGCGCTCGACTTCGGCACCATCGACCTGCCGGAGTCGATGGACCACACGCTCCGGCTGCAGCGGATCTACGACCGCATCCTCGAGCTGGCCGACGAGCACATGCCCGACGAGGCGGCCGTCGAGGTCCCGTTCCTCGGCCAGAACGTCCAGTCGATGCGGAAGCTGGTTCGCGTGGAGGCGACGGTGATGCTGGCGGCGATGCACCGCGAGATCCCGGTCGCGCAGTACGCGCCGGCCGAGGTGAAGAAGGCCGTGACGGGCAAGGGCCGCGCGGCGAAGGAGCAGGTCGCCTTCATGGTCCGCGCGATCCTCCGCCTGGAGGACTCCGGCGCGCTCGACGCCAGCGACGCCCTCGCCGTCGCCCTCTGCCACGCCCGCCGCGCGACGACGGGCCCCGCCAGTGGGGCGCCCAAGGACTGGGCCGCGTTCATCAAGGCCAACCCCGGCCGCGTCCGCTAG
- a CDS encoding DUF4290 domain-containing protein, producing the protein MVYDRRILDRQVGRNAQLFAEATGALPSAEERFPYVRILVSLIENAHPEWSQAPQKAEQVAELAVALSNRTLDASEVADVVRVRDEERGLGTT; encoded by the coding sequence ATGGTCTACGACCGCCGCATCCTCGACCGCCAGGTCGGCCGGAACGCCCAGCTCTTTGCCGAGGCCACCGGCGCGCTGCCCTCCGCCGAAGAACGCTTCCCCTACGTCCGCATCCTGGTGTCGCTCATCGAGAACGCGCACCCGGAGTGGAGCCAGGCGCCGCAGAAAGCCGAGCAGGTCGCCGAGCTGGCCGTGGCCCTCAGCAACCGGACGCTTGACGCGAGTGAGGTCGCGGACGTCGTCCGCGTCCGCGACGAGGAGCGTGGCCTCGGCACGACCTAG
- a CDS encoding RagB/SusD family nutrient uptake outer membrane protein: VMRRAALFLAVPVLALAVAGCDSVLDVEPPSQLTSTIAIEDANGARNALRGAYSALQSGSYYGGDLVFFGDLLADNTTHTGTFTSFAEADANTLLATNGSVEGLYESLYFGIGITNQILQRVPALDDLGETEKNEILGEAHFLRALHYHNLVKLWGPVPIVTTTLSSVEEASQVTRSPVDAVYAQVLSDLQEAERLITDADQTKQASLGAVKALLARVHLYRGEWTLAEQQADEVIAMGYRLADAYGDLFTPDAETPEAIFSLDFNTQDFNNFGYYFEVRREVRPTPDLYDAYENEDARRAWSIEQSSTGRLTGTKYPTTTGEEDLHVLRLGEVLLIRAEALARQGRLADAVDAYNALRVRAGLAPHVLGVDVSTPQDVLAAIWHERRLELAFEGDRWPDLVRTGRATDVLGIRECQVPFPIPQRELNVAPNLEQNPSC, translated from the coding sequence GTGATGCGCCGCGCCGCCCTCTTCCTCGCCGTCCCTGTCCTCGCCCTCGCCGTCGCCGGGTGCGACTCGGTCCTCGACGTCGAGCCGCCGAGCCAGCTCACGAGCACGATCGCCATCGAGGACGCCAACGGCGCCCGCAACGCCCTCCGGGGCGCCTACAGCGCGCTCCAGTCCGGCTCGTACTACGGCGGCGACCTCGTCTTCTTCGGCGACCTCCTCGCCGACAACACGACCCACACGGGGACCTTCACGTCCTTCGCCGAGGCCGACGCCAACACGTTGCTCGCCACCAACGGGTCGGTCGAGGGCTTGTACGAGTCGCTCTACTTCGGGATCGGCATCACGAACCAGATCCTCCAGCGGGTCCCCGCCCTCGACGACCTCGGGGAGACGGAAAAGAACGAGATCCTCGGCGAGGCCCACTTCCTGCGGGCGCTCCACTACCACAACCTCGTCAAGCTCTGGGGCCCCGTTCCCATCGTCACCACGACGCTCTCGAGCGTTGAGGAGGCCTCCCAGGTCACGCGGAGTCCGGTCGACGCCGTCTACGCCCAGGTCCTCTCGGACCTCCAGGAAGCCGAGCGCCTGATCACGGACGCCGACCAGACGAAGCAGGCGTCGCTGGGCGCCGTGAAGGCCCTCCTCGCCCGCGTGCACCTCTACCGCGGCGAGTGGACCCTCGCCGAGCAGCAGGCCGACGAGGTGATCGCGATGGGCTACCGCCTCGCAGACGCCTACGGCGACCTGTTCACGCCGGACGCGGAGACCCCCGAGGCGATCTTCTCGCTCGACTTCAACACCCAAGACTTCAACAACTTCGGGTACTACTTCGAGGTCCGCCGCGAAGTCCGGCCGACGCCCGACCTCTACGACGCCTACGAGAACGAGGACGCGCGCCGGGCGTGGTCCATCGAGCAGAGCTCGACCGGGCGCCTCACGGGGACCAAGTACCCGACGACGACCGGTGAAGAGGACCTTCACGTGCTCCGCCTCGGCGAGGTCCTCCTGATCCGAGCCGAGGCGCTCGCTCGGCAGGGCCGTCTCGCGGACGCGGTCGACGCCTACAACGCGCTCCGCGTCCGCGCCGGCCTCGCCCCCCACGTGCTCGGCGTCGACGTCTCGACGCCGCAGGACGTGCTGGCGGCCATCTGGCACGAGCGCCGCCTCGAACTCGCCTTCGAGGGCGACCGCTGGCCCGACCTCGTCCGGACCGGCCGGGCCACGGACGTCCTCGGCATCCGGGAGTGCCAGGTGCCCTTCCCCATCCCCCAGCGGGAGCTGAACGTGGCTCCGAACCTGGAACAGAACCCGTCCTGCTAG